CTTGCCATCCAGCGTCACCGCCGCCTTGAGGGTGACGTAGGGCAGCCCCGTCCGCATGACCTTGAAGAAGGGCAGGTTGAGCTGGTCCGCCTCCTGCTGGAGGACGTGGGTGAGCACCTCGACGCCGGCCCGCTTCAGCCGGGCCACGCCCTTGCCGTTCACCTTGGGGTTGGGGTCCGAGGAGCCGCAGATGACCCGGCGCACCCCGGCATCGATGATGGCCTGGCTGCACGGCCCCGTCCGCCCGTAGTGGTCACACGGCTCAAGCGTCGTGTAGAGGTCCGCGCCCCGGGCCCGGGGCCCCGCGGCCTCCAGGGCCACCACCTCGGCGTGCGCCGTGCCGGCCTTCTTGTGGTAGCCGCGCGCGATGATGCGGCCGCCCTTGACGAGCACCGCGCCCACGGCGGGGTTGGGGCTGGTGCGTCCCAGCCCCTTGGCGGCCTCCTCCAGCGCGATGCGCATGAAGAACTCGGCCACCGCGCGGTCGAAATCCGCTGCCCGCTTGGCGCGCGGCGTGCTGGCCGCCTTGAGCTGCGCCCGCGTCAGCAACCTCATGAGGAGGGCCCCTCCTCCTCGGGCTTGGGGCTCGCGGCCTTCGACTGATCGGCGAGCTCCTTGAGCTCCTTCATGAACTCATCGACGTCCCGGAAGCTCCGGTACACCGAGGCGAAGCGCACGTAGGCCACCACATCCAGCGCCTGCAGCCGCCGCATCACCTCTTCGCCGATGACGCGCGAGGGCACTTCCTTCTCGCCCATGCCCTGGAGAAGCCGCTCGATGGCGCCCACCGTCTCCTCGAT
Above is a window of Stigmatella erecta DNA encoding:
- the nrdR gene encoding transcriptional regulator NrdR, with protein sequence MRCPFCQDAENKVIDSRESHEGTVIRRRRECLQCKRRFTTYERVEELYPLIVKKDGRREAFDREKILSGLKKACEKRPVSADQIEETVGAIERLLQGMGEKEVPSRVIGEEVMRRLQALDVVAYVRFASVYRSFRDVDEFMKELKELADQSKAASPKPEEEGPSS